The Coffea eugenioides isolate CCC68of chromosome 8, Ceug_1.0, whole genome shotgun sequence genome has a segment encoding these proteins:
- the LOC113780174 gene encoding uncharacterized protein LOC113780174, whose product MAESRFSSTMQASTSSSSSIMARNAMMNAKLNVETFDGIGHFGMWQSEIIDALFNQSLDIAIEEEKSEDIEEKEWRMLNSLACGTIRSCLSRKQKYVFSKETSANKLWTGLEEKFLKKNCQNRLKMKKHLFRFTYVPGTTLNDHITNLNQLITDLMNFDVTFEDEDLALMLLGSLFEEFEHLETTLLHGKVEVSLSEVSSAMYSYELRRKDKQSSRDGAAEALKGHWKKDCPKLKSRPDKEKAVADSNITECIDQDSDFSLAVMPTGHSSTWLLDSELKKNLISVGVLESIDYKVSAYNRVMKIISGALVLVKGIRKNNNLYYYQDNTVVGVTAVASSDDRELKVARLWHMRLGHAGEKFLNLLMNQGLLKGATVCKLDFCEHCVKGK is encoded by the exons ATGGCCGAAAGTAGATTTTCGTCTACAATGCAAGCATCAACAAGCTCGTCATCGTCTATTATGGCGAGAAATGCTATGATGAATGCAAAATTAAATGTGGAGACATTTGATGGTATCGGTCATTTCGGTATGTGGCAAAGTGAGATTATAGACGCGCTCTTTAATCAAAGTCTAGACATTGCTATCGAAGAAGAGAAATCAGAAGATATTGAAGAGAAGGAATGGAGGATGCTAAATAGTTTAGCGTGTGGTACAATTCGATCGTGTCTTTCAAGGAAACAGAAATATGTGTTCTCAAAAGAAACTTCTGCAAATAAATTGTGGACTGGATTGGAGGAGaagttcttgaagaaaaattgtCAGAACAGACTCAAAATGAAGAAGCATTTATTTCGTTTCACTTATGTTCCCGGCACAACTCTAAATGATCACATCACTAATTTAAATCAGTTAATCACTGATCTAATGAATTTTGATGTGACAtttgaagatgaagatttgGCTCTCATGTTGTTGGGATCTCTTTTTGAGGAGTTTGAACATCTTGAAACAACTCTACTCCATGGGAAAGTTGAGGTGTCCCTTAGTGAAGTTAGCTCTGCCATGTACAGCTACGAGCTCAGAAGAAAAGACAAGCAAAGTAGCAGAGATGGAGCAGCAGAAGCTCTG AAAGGGCACTGGAAGAAGGACTGCCCAAAACTGAAGAGTAGACCTGACAAAGAAAAAGCTGTTGCGGATTCAAATATAACTGAGTGCATTGATCAAGACTCAGACTTTTCATTAGCTGTCATGCCTACTGGTCATTCTAGTACATGGCTATTGGACTCAG AATTGAAAAAGAACCTCATTTCTGTGGGAGTACTAGAATCAATAGACTACAAGGTGTCAGCATATAATAGAGTGATGAAAATCATTTCAGGTGCATTGGTGCTGGTGAAAGGAATccgaaaaaataataacttgtATTACTATCAAGATAATACAGTTGTTGGAGTAACGGCAGTGGCTTCTAGTGATGATCGAGAATTGAAAGTGGCCAGATTATGGCATATGCGCTTAGGGCATGCTGGAGAAAAATTCTTGAATCTTCTGATGAATCAAGGACTATTGAAAGGAGCTACTGTTTGCAAGTTAGATTTTTGCGAGCATTGTGTCAAAGGGAAGTAG